In Diachasmimorpha longicaudata isolate KC_UGA_2023 chromosome 7, iyDiaLong2, whole genome shotgun sequence, the following proteins share a genomic window:
- the LOC135164807 gene encoding neurotrimin-like gives MKMSSRWYSALVFGVWISFSWSFNSAQTTVRTYQNKTVVLPCHVDSLGVPTTVRWWKDDRQLADSGDPNFVLPARMKMWDNMSLEISQVQPEDSGEYVCQATRPSSWGHVTQVHAIEVMYPPTVHSVPEAGELEVNLGEEVEIACIAKGVPYPSISWRMKDEEMKLLDERSKLRFQADNRSLSGRYTCVADNGVGDPATATIDLRIRYKPEIEPKKSWIHASPGIRIQLDCKVSAWPEALVDWYFEGEKILFSSRIVKHTADQVHSLIIRNVRSADYGYYQCKASNNLGVTEAAIEVSGIANAAVFKESNIISRNAYNFIWEVDSYSPIIEYQFWFRKYWPSERRDWHKLFIPSGSEAIGPLHSKSFNLTGLAPATYYEALVLARNRYGWSKPSKVLRFATEGAPPHKEHYKVEEVYEESAPAVVLGSPALQQSPSEPSGADIIVTTFIPSLIISIYALIDLTLT, from the exons ATGAAAATGTCGTCTCGGTGGTACAGTGCTCTTGTGTTTG GTGTTTGGATCTCATTCTCCTGGAGCTTCAACAGTGCCCAAACTACTGTGAGGACTTATCAGAATAAAACAGTGGTCCTGCCCTGCCACGTTGACAGTCTTG GTGTCCCTACGACAGTCAGATGGTGGAAAGACGACCGCCAGTTAGCTGACAGTGGTGACCCAAACTTCGTCCTCCCCGCGAGAATGAAGATGTGGGACAACATGAGTCTAGAAATATCGCAAGTGCAGCCGGAGGATTCGGGTGAATACGTGTGCCAAGCGACCAGGCCATCATCCTGGGGGCACGTCACTCAGGTCCACGCTATCGAAGTCATGT ATCCCCCGACGGTCCACTCGGTACCAGAAGCCGGCGAACTGGAGGTGAATCTCGGAGAGGAGGTGGAAATCGCCTGTATCGCTAAAGGAGTACCTTATCCCAGCATCTCATGGCGGATGAAg GACGAGGAGATGAAGCTCTTGGACGAGAGATCAAAATTGAGGTTTCAAGCGGACAATCGAAGCCTGTCCGGTCGCTACACCTGCGTTGCAGACAATGGGGTGGGTGATCCGGCTACTGCCACCATAGACCTTCGCATTCGTT ACAAACCGGAGATTGAGCCGAAGAAGAGCTGGATCCACGCCTCTCCTGGGATTAGAATTCAGTTGGACTGTAAGGTCAGTGCATGGCCGGAGGCCCTCGTCGATTGGTACTTCGAGGGTGAGAAGATTCTCTTCTCATCGAGAATTGTCAAGCACACAGCGGATCAAGTGCACAGTCTCATCATCAGAAACGTGAGATCCGCCGACTATGGCTATTACCAGTGCAAAGCCTCCAATAATCTCGGAGTGACCGAAGCTGCTATTGAGGTATCTGGTATTGCCAATGCCGCTGTGTTCAAGGAGTCCAATATCATATCGCGAAATGCTTACAATTTCATCTGGGAGGTGGACAGCTACAGTCCAATCATCGAGTACCAATTCTGGTTTCGCAAGTATTGG CCTTCGGAGCGCCGTGACTGGCACAAGCTCTTCATTCCAAGCGGCAGTGAAGCGATTGGACCACTCCATTCTAAGTCTTTTAATCTCACGGGCTTAGCCCCAGCTACATACTACGAGGCACTCGTTCTAGCTAGAAATCGCTATGGGTGGAGTAAACCCTCGAAGGTACTGAGATTTGCTACTGAGGGTGCAC CTCCCCACAAGGAACATTATAAGGTCGAGGAGGTGTACGAGGAGTCAGCGCCAG ctGTCGTCCTGGGCAGTCCTGCACTCCAACAATCACCATCTGAACCCAGTGGTGCGGATATCATTGTCACAACCTTCATACCAAGTCTGATTATCTCTATCTACGCCCTAATTGACCTAACTCTCACGTAA